In Rhinopithecus roxellana isolate Shanxi Qingling chromosome 4, ASM756505v1, whole genome shotgun sequence, a single genomic region encodes these proteins:
- the RWDD2A gene encoding RWD domain-containing protein 2A isoform X1, whose amino-acid sequence MSASVKESLQLQLLEMEMLFSMFPNQGEVKLEDVNALTNIKRYLEGTREALPPKIEFVITLQIEEPKVKIDLQVTMPHSYPYVALQLFGRSSELDRHQQLLLNKGLTSYIGTFDPGELCVCAAIQWLQDNSASYFLSRKLVYEPSTQAKPVKNTFLRMWIYSHHIYQQDLRKKILDVGKRLDVTGFCMTGKPGIICVEGFKEHCEEFWHTIRYPNWKHISCKHAESMETEGNGEDLRLFHSFEELLLEAHGDYGLRNDYHMNLGQFLEFLKKHKSEHVFQILFGIESKSSDS is encoded by the exons ATGTCTGCTTCGGTGAAAGAAAGCCTTCAGCTTCAGCTACTGGAGATGGAAATGCTGTTTTCTATGTTTCCTAACCAAGGAGAAGTAAAACTTGAAGATGTAAATGCCCTGACGAATATAAAGAGGTATTTGGAAGGCACAAGGGAGGCGCTGCCGCCAAAAATCGAATTTGTAATTACGCTCCAGATTGAGGAGCCCAAG gTGAAAATTGATTTGCAAGTGACCATGCCTCACAGCTACCCCTATGTAGCATTGCAGCTGTTTGGACGGTCATCTGAACTTGACAGACATCAGCAGCTACTTCTCAACAAAGGTCTCACTTCTTACATAGGGACTTTTGATCCAGGTGAGCTCTGCGTATGTGCAGCAATCCAGTGGCTACAGGACAACAGTGCATCTTATTTCCTGAGCAGAAAGCTTGTGTATGAACCATCTACACAAGCAAAGCCAGTCAAGAACACATTCCTCCGAATGTGGATCTACAGTCACCATATATATCAGCAGGACCTAAGGAAAAAGATTTTGGATGTTGGGAAAAGGTTAGATGTGACTGGATTTTGCATGACAGGAAAGCCTGGTATAATCTGTGTGGAGGGTTTCAAAGAGCACTGTGAGGAGTTCTGGCACACAATTAGGTACCCCAATTGGAAGCACATTTCCTGTAAGCATGCTGAAAGCATGGAGACAGAAGGAAATGGTGAGGACCTGCgccttttccattcttttgaagAATTACTCCTTGAGGCCCATGGTGACTATGGATTAAGGAATGACTATCACATGAATCTGGGCCAGTTCTTAGAATTTCTCAAGAAGCACAAAAGTGAGCATGTTTTTCAAATACTATTTGGTATTGAAAGCAAAAGTTCAGACTCGTAA
- the RWDD2A gene encoding RWD domain-containing protein 2A isoform X2 yields the protein MTRKGEVKLEDVNALTNIKRYLEGTREALPPKIEFVITLQIEEPKVKIDLQVTMPHSYPYVALQLFGRSSELDRHQQLLLNKGLTSYIGTFDPGELCVCAAIQWLQDNSASYFLSRKLVYEPSTQAKPVKNTFLRMWIYSHHIYQQDLRKKILDVGKRLDVTGFCMTGKPGIICVEGFKEHCEEFWHTIRYPNWKHISCKHAESMETEGNGEDLRLFHSFEELLLEAHGDYGLRNDYHMNLGQFLEFLKKHKSEHVFQILFGIESKSSDS from the exons ATGACCAGGAAGG GAGAAGTAAAACTTGAAGATGTAAATGCCCTGACGAATATAAAGAGGTATTTGGAAGGCACAAGGGAGGCGCTGCCGCCAAAAATCGAATTTGTAATTACGCTCCAGATTGAGGAGCCCAAG gTGAAAATTGATTTGCAAGTGACCATGCCTCACAGCTACCCCTATGTAGCATTGCAGCTGTTTGGACGGTCATCTGAACTTGACAGACATCAGCAGCTACTTCTCAACAAAGGTCTCACTTCTTACATAGGGACTTTTGATCCAGGTGAGCTCTGCGTATGTGCAGCAATCCAGTGGCTACAGGACAACAGTGCATCTTATTTCCTGAGCAGAAAGCTTGTGTATGAACCATCTACACAAGCAAAGCCAGTCAAGAACACATTCCTCCGAATGTGGATCTACAGTCACCATATATATCAGCAGGACCTAAGGAAAAAGATTTTGGATGTTGGGAAAAGGTTAGATGTGACTGGATTTTGCATGACAGGAAAGCCTGGTATAATCTGTGTGGAGGGTTTCAAAGAGCACTGTGAGGAGTTCTGGCACACAATTAGGTACCCCAATTGGAAGCACATTTCCTGTAAGCATGCTGAAAGCATGGAGACAGAAGGAAATGGTGAGGACCTGCgccttttccattcttttgaagAATTACTCCTTGAGGCCCATGGTGACTATGGATTAAGGAATGACTATCACATGAATCTGGGCCAGTTCTTAGAATTTCTCAAGAAGCACAAAAGTGAGCATGTTTTTCAAATACTATTTGGTATTGAAAGCAAAAGTTCAGACTCGTAA